From one Agathobaculum sp. NTUH-O15-33 genomic stretch:
- a CDS encoding cupin domain-containing protein: MNAEQKSRGMHLRMCRQKKKMTLQALSELTGLSAGFLSKIENGVGNPSINNIQKICYALGITANELMATKTSDELLSTANDHSSYVLRGNERCLIYNFSDMMRFEAVYEGSPHFKINIMTLSGGANEHYNSIHSYDEFGIISKGTMSVELGDGTKYDLVEGDCIMIRAQTPHTVVNTSPEACISSWVEIYEDPNAPKTT; encoded by the coding sequence ATGAACGCGGAGCAAAAAAGCAGAGGGATGCATTTGCGGATGTGTCGCCAAAAGAAAAAAATGACGCTGCAGGCCCTGTCCGAGCTAACCGGACTTTCTGCGGGATTTCTGAGTAAAATTGAAAACGGAGTGGGCAACCCGTCCATCAACAATATTCAGAAAATATGCTATGCGCTCGGGATCACGGCGAATGAGCTGATGGCGACCAAGACCAGCGACGAACTGCTCAGCACCGCCAACGATCATTCCTCCTATGTTTTGCGCGGCAACGAACGCTGCCTAATCTACAACTTTTCGGACATGATGCGTTTTGAAGCCGTGTACGAGGGCAGTCCGCATTTTAAAATCAATATCATGACGCTAAGCGGCGGCGCAAACGAGCATTATAACTCGATCCATAGCTACGATGAGTTTGGCATCATATCCAAGGGCACGATGTCGGTCGAGCTGGGGGACGGCACCAAGTACGATCTGGTCGAAGGCGACTGCATCATGATCCGCGCGCAAACGCCGCACACGGTCGTCAACACATCGCCGGAAGCATGTATCAGCAGTTGGGTGGAAATATATGAGGACCCGAACGCACCCAAAACAACATAA
- a CDS encoding aldo/keto reductase, with protein sequence MQYVKLNNGEKIPQLGLGVFQTPDGAQTANAVKWALEAGYRHIDTARFYGNEQSVGDGLRESGVARQDIFLTTKLWNDDVRKRRAKEAFAESLAALQTDYVDLYLIHWPVDGFEQAWADMEELYAAGKIKSIGVSNFNQSHLERLAAVAKVRPAINQIESHPYFNNQALINACFRQGIAVEVWSPLGGNGSNLLKDEVLGELARKYGRSTAQIVLRWDIQRNVVVIPKSAHRERIVSNMALFDFELSEEDMRAIDALDKNQRVGPDPDHVDF encoded by the coding sequence ATGCAGTATGTAAAGCTAAACAACGGCGAAAAAATCCCGCAGCTGGGCCTTGGCGTATTTCAAACGCCGGACGGCGCGCAAACGGCAAACGCGGTCAAGTGGGCGCTGGAGGCTGGCTACCGGCATATTGACACCGCGCGCTTTTACGGCAACGAACAGAGCGTTGGCGACGGCTTGCGGGAAAGCGGCGTTGCGCGTCAGGATATTTTTCTGACGACTAAGCTGTGGAACGATGATGTACGCAAGCGCCGTGCGAAGGAGGCCTTCGCGGAAAGCCTTGCCGCTTTGCAGACCGACTATGTCGATCTGTACCTGATCCACTGGCCCGTGGACGGCTTCGAGCAGGCGTGGGCCGATATGGAGGAGCTTTACGCGGCCGGAAAGATTAAATCCATCGGCGTGAGCAACTTCAATCAAAGCCATTTGGAGCGGCTTGCGGCGGTCGCCAAGGTGCGGCCCGCTATCAATCAAATCGAAAGTCATCCGTATTTCAACAATCAGGCGCTGATCAACGCATGCTTCCGCCAAGGGATCGCGGTCGAGGTTTGGAGCCCGCTCGGCGGCAACGGCAGCAACCTGCTCAAAGACGAGGTGCTGGGCGAACTGGCGCGGAAATACGGCCGTTCCACGGCGCAGATCGTTCTGCGGTGGGACATTCAGCGAAATGTTGTGGTCATCCCGAAATCCGCGCATCGGGAGCGCATCGTTTCCAACATGGCGCTTTTCGACTTTGAACTGAGCGAAGAGGATATGCGGGCGATCGACGCGCTGGATAAAAATCAGCGCGTGGGCCCGGACCCGGACCATGTTGATTTTTAA
- a CDS encoding spermidine synthase, whose protein sequence is MKKRNILKSKTFLYLTEFFSGMSVMAVELGASRLLAPYFSSSQIVWTIIIGTIMIAMALGNVWGGRSADKNPDPDRLYRRILFAGIWIACIPLVGTFVIAGISVVMAVFVRQQFLIFAAFAACLCLFVFPLLLLGTVTPSLAKYTMDNLEDNGRTVGTLNALNTIGSIIGTFTPTFITIPAVGTAITFLIFAGILLALCVVYFLSAGVKKGLCLLTALVFAFSCAAAPRVRLAFWQDGVLSESESIYNYLQVRETDRAVILSTNVMAGVQSVKMKEGGLTGMYYDYALAAPLMTGAAADAPLDLLILGMGTGTYATQCARYFPQIQTEGVEIDQQITDLAHEYFDLSADIPVTTYDGRAFLAQTDQRYDVIMIDAYQDITIPFQMSSVEFFEQLKDHLKPSGVIVVNMNMYSEQANSINEYLSDTIASVFPHVYTAEVENNTNCELFASMDVDCAANLTAALSRLPDGELRQMMRTVSAQLTPYASGGRLLTDDKAPVEMLGMKAIDEIIGGELDHYRRIFETDGLGGLIGAFTG, encoded by the coding sequence ATGAAAAAGCGGAATATTTTAAAAAGCAAGACCTTTCTTTACTTGACCGAGTTTTTTTCGGGCATGTCGGTCATGGCAGTCGAACTGGGCGCGAGCCGGCTGCTCGCCCCCTATTTCAGTTCCTCGCAGATTGTTTGGACCATCATTATCGGCACGATCATGATCGCCATGGCGCTTGGCAACGTCTGGGGCGGCCGCAGCGCGGATAAAAACCCCGATCCCGACCGGCTGTACCGCCGCATCCTCTTCGCCGGCATCTGGATCGCGTGTATCCCGCTCGTCGGCACATTCGTCATCGCGGGCATCTCGGTCGTGATGGCGGTGTTCGTGCGGCAGCAGTTCCTCATCTTCGCGGCCTTCGCGGCCTGCCTGTGTCTGTTCGTTTTTCCGCTGCTGCTGCTCGGCACGGTAACGCCTTCGCTCGCCAAATACACGATGGACAACTTGGAGGACAACGGCCGCACCGTCGGCACGCTGAACGCCTTGAACACCATCGGCAGCATCATCGGCACCTTTACCCCCACCTTCATCACCATCCCCGCCGTCGGTACCGCGATCACCTTTTTGATCTTCGCGGGCATCCTGCTGGCGCTGTGCGTTGTCTATTTTCTATCCGCCGGGGTGAAAAAAGGGCTGTGCCTTTTAACGGCGCTGGTTTTCGCCTTTAGCTGCGCTGCCGCGCCGCGCGTCCGTCTGGCTTTCTGGCAGGACGGCGTGCTGAGCGAAAGCGAATCCATCTACAACTACCTGCAAGTGCGCGAGACCGACCGCGCCGTTATTCTGTCCACCAACGTGATGGCGGGCGTACAGTCGGTCAAAATGAAAGAGGGCGGCTTGACCGGCATGTATTACGATTACGCGCTTGCCGCCCCGCTGATGACGGGCGCGGCGGCGGACGCGCCGCTCGATCTGCTCATTCTCGGCATGGGAACCGGCACATACGCCACCCAGTGCGCGCGCTACTTTCCCCAGATACAAACCGAGGGCGTGGAGATTGACCAGCAGATCACCGATCTGGCGCACGAATACTTCGATCTATCCGCCGACATCCCCGTCACCACCTACGATGGCCGCGCCTTTCTGGCGCAGACCGATCAGCGGTACGATGTGATCATGATCGACGCTTATCAGGATATCACCATTCCGTTTCAAATGTCCTCTGTCGAGTTTTTTGAGCAGTTGAAGGACCATTTAAAACCTAGCGGCGTTATCGTGGTCAATATGAATATGTATTCCGAACAGGCAAACTCCATCAACGAGTACCTGTCCGACACGATCGCTTCGGTTTTTCCCCACGTATACACCGCCGAAGTGGAGAACAACACCAACTGCGAGCTGTTCGCTTCGATGGACGTGGACTGCGCCGCCAATCTGACGGCCGCTCTTTCGCGCCTGCCGGACGGCGAGCTGCGGCAAATGATGCGAACCGTTTCCGCGCAGCTTACGCCTTACGCCTCCGGCGGCCGCCTGCTGACGGACGACAAGGCCCCGGTCGAAATGCTCGGCATGAAGGCGATCGATGAGATCATCGGCGGAGAGCTCGATCATTACCGCCGCATTTTTGAGACGGACGGCCTCGGCGGCCTGATCGGCGCCTTTACCGGCTGA
- a CDS encoding PAS domain-containing hybrid sensor histidine kinase/response regulator — MDHHCDTGHQQELEQKYQARTRNFQWMMDEYVGNVYVSDMENYELLYLNKNACDTLRTRPEAVLGRKCYEVIQGRTSPCPFCTNDRICEEEVYEWEFFNPVLERTFMIKNRVIDWNGRRARIELSHDMYSTEYKLAKKDREREALIRTIPGGFARVDASDRRTILWYGAGFLQLIGYTKEQFEQELHAQCTYIHPDDLTRMHALMQTIKETGESEIMEIRVITHSGETRILMITLCYVGGENSWDGISSYYSVSIDVTRERLEQSRQRKALEEAYQAARVANDAKTNFLSSMSHDIRTPMNAIMGMTAIAQLNLSVPDKVRDCLEKINVSSKHLLSLINEVLDMSKIESGKIDLIPEEVDLPDLIQNVVDMCRPMSMEKKLEFQVNVSQVRHEKVITDGDRLQQVFTNLLSNAIKYTSEGGSIRLMIHERPSAIPNKGQYEFVFSDTGIGMAEDYIPHIFEPFSRAEDSRISKIQGTGLGMAITENIVRMMNGTIDVKSEPGVGSEFTVSVPLELSEQEEAYEGELSGLPVLVVDDDQIVCESAAALLQELGMRGYWVLSGAEAVERVVDAHASADDFFAVILDWKMPEMDGLETLKAIRQHLGEDVPIIIISAYDYSNIEEEFLRAGADAFITKPLFKSKMLHVLQLFCSVNRTESAGAEPAEKYPALKDKQVLLAEDNELNREIATELLEMQGLRIDSVENGQSAVERFRDSAPGAYSAILMDIQMPVLGGYDATAAIRAMDRPDAKTIPILALTANAFITDVGMARSVGMNDHIAKPIDIDRLMDVLAKWML, encoded by the coding sequence ATGGATCACCATTGCGATACGGGGCATCAACAGGAGCTGGAACAAAAATATCAGGCCAGAACGCGGAATTTCCAGTGGATGATGGATGAATACGTGGGCAACGTGTATGTCAGCGACATGGAAAACTACGAACTGCTTTACCTGAATAAAAATGCCTGCGACACCCTGCGTACACGGCCGGAAGCTGTATTAGGAAGAAAATGCTATGAAGTGATTCAAGGCAGGACCTCGCCCTGCCCCTTCTGCACCAACGACCGCATCTGCGAGGAAGAGGTATACGAATGGGAGTTTTTCAACCCCGTTTTAGAGCGTACCTTTATGATTAAAAACCGCGTGATCGACTGGAACGGCCGCCGCGCACGCATTGAGCTGTCGCATGATATGTACAGCACGGAGTACAAGCTTGCCAAAAAGGACCGGGAGCGGGAAGCGCTGATCCGGACGATTCCGGGCGGCTTTGCCCGCGTGGATGCATCCGACCGGCGCACGATCCTTTGGTATGGCGCCGGTTTTTTGCAGCTGATCGGCTACACCAAAGAGCAATTTGAACAGGAACTGCACGCGCAGTGTACTTATATACATCCCGACGATCTGACGCGCATGCATGCCCTGATGCAGACAATCAAAGAGACCGGGGAAAGCGAGATCATGGAGATCCGCGTGATTACACATAGCGGCGAAACCAGAATATTAATGATCACGCTGTGCTACGTAGGCGGTGAAAACAGCTGGGATGGCATTTCGTCCTATTACAGCGTCAGCATCGATGTGACCCGGGAACGGCTCGAGCAGTCGCGGCAGCGAAAGGCGCTCGAGGAAGCTTATCAGGCCGCCCGCGTCGCCAATGACGCCAAAACGAATTTCTTATCCTCCATGTCCCACGATATCCGCACGCCGATGAACGCCATTATGGGCATGACGGCCATCGCGCAGCTGAATCTGTCCGTGCCCGACAAGGTGCGCGATTGCTTGGAAAAGATCAATGTTTCCAGCAAGCATCTGCTCAGCCTGATCAACGAGGTTTTGGATATGTCCAAAATCGAAAGCGGCAAGATCGATCTGATCCCCGAGGAGGTCGATCTGCCCGATCTGATCCAGAACGTGGTCGACATGTGCAGGCCGATGAGCATGGAGAAAAAACTGGAATTTCAGGTCAATGTCAGTCAGGTACGGCATGAAAAGGTCATCACCGATGGCGACCGTTTGCAGCAGGTATTCACCAACCTGCTCTCCAACGCGATCAAATATACGTCCGAAGGCGGCTCGATCCGGCTGATGATCCATGAACGTCCCTCGGCGATCCCGAATAAGGGCCAGTACGAGTTTGTTTTCAGCGATACCGGTATCGGCATGGCGGAGGACTATATCCCGCATATCTTTGAACCGTTTTCGCGCGCGGAGGATTCCCGCATCAGCAAGATCCAGGGCACGGGGCTCGGCATGGCCATCACGGAAAACATCGTGCGTATGATGAACGGTACAATCGATGTCAAGAGCGAGCCGGGCGTGGGCAGTGAGTTTACGGTCTCCGTACCGTTGGAGCTGAGCGAGCAGGAGGAAGCGTACGAGGGCGAATTGTCCGGCCTGCCGGTATTGGTGGTGGACGACGATCAAATCGTTTGCGAAAGCGCGGCGGCGCTGCTGCAGGAACTGGGCATGCGCGGTTATTGGGTGCTGTCCGGCGCGGAAGCCGTTGAGCGCGTGGTGGACGCGCATGCGAGCGCGGATGATTTCTTCGCCGTGATACTGGATTGGAAAATGCCGGAGATGGACGGACTGGAGACGCTAAAAGCCATTCGGCAGCACCTTGGGGAGGATGTGCCGATCATCATCATCTCCGCCTATGACTACTCGAATATTGAAGAGGAATTTCTGCGCGCCGGGGCGGACGCCTTTATCACCAAGCCGCTGTTTAAGTCCAAGATGCTGCATGTGCTCCAGCTGTTTTGCTCGGTGAACCGCACAGAAAGCGCGGGCGCCGAGCCCGCCGAAAAATATCCCGCCTTAAAGGACAAGCAGGTGCTGCTGGCCGAGGATAATGAGCTGAATCGCGAGATCGCGACCGAGCTGCTGGAAATGCAGGGCCTTCGGATCGACAGCGTGGAAAACGGGCAAAGCGCCGTGGAACGGTTCCGGGATTCCGCGCCCGGCGCGTACAGCGCGATACTGATGGACATCCAAATGCCGGTCTTGGGCGGCTATGACGCCACCGCCGCGATCCGTGCGATGGACCGGCCCGATGCGAAAACCATACCGATCCTCGCCCTCACAGCCAATGCCTTCATAACCGATGTGGGCATGGCGCGCAGCGTCGGCATGAACGATCACATCGCAAAGCCGATCGATATCGATCGTTTGATGGATGTGTTAGCCAAATGGATGCTGTAA
- a CDS encoding ABC transporter ATP-binding protein — protein MEYAICARQLSKSYGGVHAVRALDLSVPRGAIFGLLGANGAGKTTAMECMLGTRRPDGGTVRILGQEPRTNRKQLFQRVGVQFQEGNYQERITVRELCEVTASLYRAPADYRALLARFGIAEKSGSFVQALSGGQRQRLFIVLALLPDPEVVFLDELTTGLDPHARREVWKALAALKEQGLTILLTSHFMDEVQALCDSICILKQGQSIFCGTVAEAIAASPYERFEDAYLWYTEEEQPDENVSHDV, from the coding sequence ATGGAATATGCGATCTGCGCGCGGCAGCTGTCCAAATCTTACGGCGGCGTGCACGCCGTGCGCGCGCTCGACCTATCGGTTCCGCGCGGCGCCATATTCGGTCTGCTGGGCGCAAACGGCGCGGGCAAGACCACGGCCATGGAGTGCATGCTGGGGACCAGACGGCCGGACGGCGGGACCGTGCGCATTTTAGGGCAAGAGCCGCGAACAAACAGGAAGCAGCTGTTTCAGCGTGTGGGCGTGCAGTTTCAGGAGGGCAACTATCAGGAACGGATCACCGTGCGCGAGCTGTGTGAGGTCACGGCTTCGCTCTACCGCGCGCCCGCGGATTACCGCGCCCTGCTCGCGCGGTTCGGCATCGCCGAAAAGAGCGGCAGTTTCGTTCAGGCGCTGTCCGGCGGCCAGCGGCAGCGGCTGTTTATCGTGCTTGCCCTATTGCCCGACCCCGAGGTGGTCTTTCTGGACGAACTGACGACCGGACTTGATCCCCACGCCCGGCGCGAGGTGTGGAAAGCCCTTGCCGCGCTCAAGGAGCAGGGGCTCACCATTCTGCTCACCTCACATTTCATGGACGAGGTGCAAGCGCTTTGCGACAGCATTTGCATCTTAAAGCAGGGGCAAAGCATTTTTTGCGGCACCGTCGCGGAGGCGATCGCCGCCAGTCCCTACGAACGCTTTGAGGACGCTTATCTTTGGTACACAGAGGAGGAACAGCCTGATGAAAACGTTTCGCACGATGTTTAA
- a CDS encoding MerR family transcriptional regulator, producing the protein MQTYRTAQVAKMIGIHPNTVRLYEELGLVPRARRLANGYRVFTEQHIAQFRLARLAFRVEVLQNGLRKKIVRTVKTAAAGDFDAAIRLTDDYIAQVRQERQNAEEAIRIVRLLLAGEPAESGALQNRQAVSRALGISVDTLRNWEMNGLLTVKRRENGFRVYTGEDIRRLKIIRSLRCANYSLEAILRLLHELSSDPHTDIHAALNTPRVDDDIIAVCDKLLLSLQAAEQNARAMRNLLREMKSQYS; encoded by the coding sequence ATGCAAACCTATCGGACCGCGCAGGTGGCAAAAATGATCGGTATCCATCCCAATACCGTGCGGCTTTATGAGGAGCTGGGCTTAGTCCCGCGCGCACGGCGGCTTGCAAACGGCTACCGCGTATTTACGGAGCAGCATATCGCGCAGTTCCGGCTCGCCCGCCTTGCTTTTCGGGTCGAGGTGCTGCAAAACGGGCTGCGCAAAAAGATCGTCCGCACAGTCAAGACCGCGGCGGCGGGCGATTTTGACGCCGCCATCCGGCTGACCGACGACTATATCGCGCAGGTGCGGCAGGAGCGGCAAAACGCGGAGGAGGCCATCCGCATCGTGCGGCTTTTGCTAGCCGGCGAACCCGCGGAAAGCGGCGCGCTCCAAAACCGGCAAGCGGTCTCACGCGCGCTCGGCATTTCGGTGGACACCTTGCGAAATTGGGAAATGAACGGACTGTTGACGGTGAAACGGCGGGAAAACGGCTTCCGCGTTTATACGGGCGAGGATATCCGCCGGTTAAAGATCATCCGCTCGCTGCGGTGCGCCAACTACTCGCTGGAGGCAATCCTGCGACTGCTGCACGAATTGTCGAGCGATCCGCACACCGATATCCACGCGGCGCTCAACACGCCGAGGGTGGACGATGACATTATCGCCGTCTGCGACAAGCTGCTCCTTTCCCTGCAAGCGGCGGAACAAAACGCCCGTGCCATGCGGAACCTGCTGCGCGAGATGAAAAGTCAATATTCCTAA
- a CDS encoding recombinase family protein: protein MTAQATRITALYERLSRDDESQGESNSIINQKAFLENYAKRNNFTNIRHFTDDGVSGTTFDRKGFQAMIAEVEAGTVATIIVKDMSRFGRDYLKVGLYTDVLFKDKGVRFIAINNDIDSDKQGDNDFTPFLNIMNEWYAKASSRKIQAIFKSRMLEGKRVSPSVPYLKNESKSIDKCVYKQ, encoded by the coding sequence ATGACCGCACAAGCAACGAGAATTACCGCATTGTACGAGCGTTTGAGCCGTGACGATGAATCACAAGGGGAAAGCAACAGCATTATCAACCAAAAAGCGTTTTTAGAGAACTACGCCAAGCGAAACAATTTTACTAACATTCGCCATTTCACAGACGATGGCGTAAGCGGCACGACCTTTGACCGCAAAGGTTTCCAAGCCATGATTGCCGAAGTGGAGGCAGGAACGGTTGCGACCATCATCGTCAAGGACATGAGCCGATTTGGACGAGATTATCTGAAAGTTGGTCTTTACACCGACGTTTTGTTCAAGGACAAGGGTGTGCGCTTTATCGCCATCAATAACGATATCGACAGTGACAAGCAGGGCGATAACGATTTTACTCCCTTTTTGAATATCATGAACGAGTGGTACGCCAAAGCTTCCAGTCGGAAAATACAGGCGATTTTCAAATCCCGTATGCTGGAGGGCAAGCGTGTATCGCCCAGTGTTCCCTATCTAAAGAATGAATCAAAATCTATTGACAAATGTGTTTACAAGCAGTAA
- a CDS encoding BlaI/MecI/CopY family transcriptional regulator, whose protein sequence is MIEYKLGEVEMRFADIIWKNEPLPSGELVKLAEKELSWNRSTTYTILRRLCQRGMFQNEKGKVTSLVSKADFISAQSEKFVEETFSGSLPKFLASFARRKKLSDNEIEEIQKFIDERREV, encoded by the coding sequence ATGATTGAATACAAATTAGGCGAAGTTGAGATGCGGTTTGCAGATATTATTTGGAAGAATGAGCCGCTACCATCGGGAGAACTTGTAAAACTTGCAGAAAAGGAACTTAGTTGGAACCGGTCAACTACATACACGATTTTGCGGCGGCTTTGTCAACGAGGTATGTTCCAAAATGAAAAAGGAAAGGTTACTTCTCTTGTTTCAAAGGCGGATTTTATTTCTGCACAAAGTGAAAAGTTTGTTGAGGAAACTTTCTCTGGATCGCTCCCGAAGTTTTTAGCTTCCTTTGCCAGACGAAAAAAACTGTCCGATAATGAGATAGAGGAAATACAAAAGTTTATTGATGAACGCAGGGAGGTGTAG
- a CDS encoding M56 family metallopeptidase, which yields MLDGLFLSVLNMSITASLVILVVLLVRLLLKKAPKTFSYALWIVVLFRLICPFSFESAIGLLPINKTPIPQDIMYSTEPQIDTGINIVDSIVNPILPVANNMGESINPLQVWVLVGSTIWVFGMLIMLIYSIIQFVRLKRKLVGATPLRGNIYLADHISSPFVMGFIKPNIYLPSSMAKTEQAFIIAHENYHIKRFDHIARILGFIALTIHWLNPLVWLAFVLSGKDMEMSCDEAVMREMDTDIRAEYSKSLLRFATGRKIIAATPLAFGEGDTKERVKNVMQYKRPMLWVSIIAVIAVVCVVVGLMSNSKSEPASTQTGNQSIEQLWENRTEYVGNNVAVGNIILGLSFPEKLKYNGIELHTSEPPYSITVDFETDTDTRNFYTGELNQTPLKQNAIIMFSLIENVEQIIFNFDDGKNPYAETFYRDSAQAIMEDENLFARTETLESFISFIEEISIKLDANTDVQSNSQRDMKYKTESEFLNSPDGVKFQSTAYKAAKAYLSGNTDELLQYATESLTIDTTHDLFKDIDYMILKWSLDDIKDKDKIHAAYEFKLKGDDSVSYVSMELIRLDSEWKVDTVGIEK from the coding sequence ATGTTAGATGGATTATTCTTATCTGTGCTGAACATGAGCATAACGGCAAGCCTTGTAATACTCGTTGTGCTTCTGGTAAGGCTTCTACTGAAAAAAGCTCCCAAAACTTTTTCTTATGCTCTATGGATAGTTGTTTTGTTTCGGCTTATTTGTCCGTTTTCATTTGAAAGTGCGATTGGCTTGCTGCCTATTAACAAAACCCCCATTCCACAGGATATTATGTATAGCACCGAGCCACAAATTGATACAGGGATAAATATAGTCGATAGCATCGTAAATCCGATACTGCCCGTTGCAAACAATATGGGTGAGAGCATTAATCCTTTGCAGGTGTGGGTACTTGTTGGAAGTACCATTTGGGTATTTGGTATGCTGATAATGCTAATTTATAGCATTATACAATTTGTGAGGTTAAAGCGAAAACTTGTTGGTGCAACACCGCTGCGAGGTAATATTTATCTTGCAGACCACATTAGCTCCCCCTTTGTCATGGGATTTATTAAACCTAACATATATTTGCCATCTTCAATGGCTAAAACTGAACAGGCATTTATCATTGCACACGAAAACTACCATATAAAGCGATTTGACCATATTGCAAGGATCCTCGGATTTATCGCTCTCACTATCCACTGGCTTAACCCCCTTGTATGGCTTGCCTTTGTTTTATCGGGTAAGGATATGGAAATGTCATGTGATGAGGCTGTGATGAGGGAAATGGATACTGATATTCGTGCGGAATACTCCAAGTCCTTACTGCGTTTTGCGACAGGCAGAAAAATTATTGCTGCCACACCTCTCGCCTTTGGCGAGGGCGATACAAAAGAAAGGGTAAAAAATGTCATGCAGTATAAAAGACCGATGCTGTGGGTGTCTATCATTGCAGTTATAGCGGTTGTCTGCGTTGTTGTAGGATTAATGAGCAATTCTAAATCAGAACCGGCATCAACACAAACGGGAAATCAGTCAATTGAACAATTATGGGAAAATCGCACAGAGTATGTAGGCAATAATGTAGCTGTAGGAAATATTATCTTAGGTCTTAGCTTCCCCGAAAAATTAAAATACAATGGAATTGAACTTCATACATCAGAGCCGCCTTATAGCATCACTGTGGACTTTGAGACTGACACCGACACGAGAAACTTTTACACAGGGGAACTCAATCAAACACCACTAAAACAAAATGCAATTATTATGTTCTCTTTAATTGAAAATGTAGAACAAATTATTTTTAATTTTGATGATGGTAAAAACCCATACGCCGAAACCTTTTACCGAGATTCAGCCCAAGCGATTATGGAAGATGAAAATTTGTTTGCAAGGACAGAAACTCTGGAAAGCTTTATTAGCTTTATAGAAGAAATATCAATTAAGTTGGATGCCAACACAGATGTGCAAAGCAATTCGCAAAGAGATATGAAATATAAAACAGAGTCAGAATTTCTTAACAGTCCAGACGGTGTGAAATTTCAGTCCACGGCTTACAAGGCAGCTAAAGCATATCTAAGCGGCAATACAGATGAGCTGTTGCAATATGCTACGGAAAGCCTAACAATTGACACAACGCATGATTTATTCAAAGACATTGACTACATGATTTTGAAATGGAGCCTTGATGATATAAAGGATAAGGACAAAATTCACGCTGCTTATGAGTTTAAGCTAAAGGGAGATGATTCCGTTTCTTATGTATCAATGGAACTGATAAGGCTTGATAGTGAATGGAAAGTTGATACTGTAGGAATAGAAAAATAG